A genomic region of Miscanthus floridulus cultivar M001 chromosome 3, ASM1932011v1, whole genome shotgun sequence contains the following coding sequences:
- the LOC136546112 gene encoding uncharacterized protein, translating into MKKAVAVGGGGKGGTAPTDLLVCFPARQHLALMPKPFCSPSRTTMDKAAAARRRQLQLQLPGASAAAGGGRVRGSSPMFRGSKAKQRAAEEEEEPQSPKVTCAGQIKVGRPKKVKPGPGSTAATKHGKDGVGVGDARSWITVVEEIERLRGRRKKVGWLETLGIRRDALPFLGDALRSLRFKARCFGSLHAAAVDSSVDSDDAGERGSEQGAGGSAAANVFSKWLMVLEGGQEPMEQDEARHDEERDHEEDVERQQGEETDEGTNGPSAPPPNALLLMRCRSAPAKGLSMSRRRTCDQLAGEDDQEKGAAVGEPGPGDGETEENKEELVFMSTAPGFMKLSLDIAKETWVVGGWDPIARSRSWKR; encoded by the coding sequence ATGAAGAAGGCGGTGGCAGTGGGAGGAGGTGGGAAGGGAGGCACAGCGCCTACGGACCTCCTGGTCTGCTTCCCCGCTCGGCAGCACCTGGCGCTGATGCCCAAACCCTTCTGCAGCCCGTCCCGGACCACCATGGACAAGGCGGCCGCCGCGCGCCGGcgccagctccagctccagctgcCGGGCGCCAGCGCTGCTGCAGGTGGTGGGAGAGTGCGCGGCAGTAGCCCCATGTTCCGGGGGTCCAAGGCGAAGCAGAgggcggcggaggaggaagaggagccgCAGTCGCCGAAGGTCACGTGCGCCGGCCAGATCAAGGTCGGCCGGCCCAAGAAGGTGAAGCCGGGGCCGGGCTCGACGGCAGCGACGAAGCACGGTAAGgatggcgtcggcgtcggcgacgccaGGAGCTGGATCACCgtggtggaggagatcgagcggCTGCGCGGCCGGAGGAAGAAGGTGGGCTGGCTCGAGACCCTCGGGATCAGGCGGGACGCGCTACCGTTCCTAGGCGACGCGCTCCGGAGCCTGCGGTTCAAGGCGCGCTGCTTTGGGTCTCTCCATGCCGCGGCCGTGGACTCCTCCGTTGACTCCGACGACGCGGGGGAGCGTGGAAGCGAGCAGGGAGCCGGAGGGAGCGCCGCGGCCAACGTGTTCTCCAAGTGGCTCATGGTGCTGGAAGGCGGCCAGGAGCCCATGGAGCAAGACGAAGCCAGGCACGACGAGGAACGCGACCACGAAGAAGACGTCGAGCGGCAGCAGGGCGAGGAGACGGACGAGGGCACGAACGGGCCGTCCGCGCCGCCGCCGAACGCACTGCTGCTCATGCGGTGCCGCTCGGCGCCCGCGAAGGGACTGTCCATGTCCAGAAGGAGGACATGTGACCAGCTGGCCGGCGAGGACGACCAAGAGAAGGGGGCCGCGGTCGGCGAGCCGGGACCGGGAGACGGTGAAACAGAGGAGAACAAGGAGGAGCTGGTGTTCATGAGCACAGCGCCCGGCTTCATGAAGCTGTCACTGGACATCGCCAAGGAGACGTGGGTCGTCGGCGGCTGGGACCCGATCGCGAGGAGCCGGAGCTGGAAGAGGTGA
- the LOC136544041 gene encoding homeobox-leucine zipper protein ROC6-like yields the protein MTYRLAGTTPYVLRVCSRHDSGHLLPLCLPEPEGELPCSFHIEFLEFGQRRWLGVRAVLGDVSPEEQHLRIENARLKDELDRVYTLTGKFLSRPISSGSSMSVLQGCSGLELGIGTNGGFWLGPLGASALQPLPDLMGAGGLPGPVGSTAAMCLPVGISTLDGAMHGAADGIDHTVLLELGLAAMEELMKVAQMDEPLWLRSPDGGGGLETLNFDEYHWAFARVFVPSPAGYVSEATREASIAITSSVDLVDSLMDTMHAELQVLSPQVPIREVLFLWFCKQHAEGPWAVVDVSVDAILHPDGGNHHSHHHHAQNGGGAAGYMVCRLLPTGCIVQDMNNGYSKLVATRCTLELKYDFTLPWNE from the exons ATGACCTACAGACTAGCAG GTACTACTCCATACGTGCTTCGTGTCTGCTCCCGGCATGACAGCGGCCACCTGCTGCCATTGTGCCTGCCCGAGCCCGAGGGGGAGTTGCCATGCTCATTTCATATCGAG ttcTTGGAGTTCGGGCAGCGGCGTTGGCTTGGAGTTCGGGCCGTGCTCGGGGATGTGTCGCCGGAGGAACAGCACCTCCGCATAGAGAACGCGCGGCTCAAGGACGAGCTGGACCGCGTCTACACCCTCACCGGCAAGTTCCTCAGCCGCCCAATCTCCTCTGGCAGCTCCATGTCAGTCCTGCAAGGGTGCTCCGGCCTCGAGCTCGGCATCGGCACCAACGGCGGGTTCTGGCTCGGCCCCCTCGGCGCGTCCGCGCTGCAGCCCCTCCCCGACCTAATGGGCGCCGGCGGCCTGCCGGGCCCCGTGGGTTCGACGGCGGCCATGTGCCTGCCCGTGGGCATCAGCACCCTCGACGGCGCGATGCACGGCGCGGCCGACGGCATTGACCACACCGTCCTCCTCGAGCTGGGGCTCGCCGCAATGGAGGAGCTCATGAAAGTGGCGCAGATGGACGAGCCGCTCTGGCTCCGCAgccccgacggcggcggcggcctggagACGCTCAACTTCGACGAGTACCACTGGGCGTTCGCCAGGGTGTTCGTGCCGAGCCCCGCCGGCTATGTCTCCGAGGCTACCCGCGAGGCCAGCATCGCCATAACCAGCAGCGTGGACCTCGTAGACAGCCTCATGGACACG ATGCACGCGGAGCTGCAGGTGCTGTCGCCGCAGGTGCCGATCcgtgaggtgctcttcctttggTTCTGCAAGCAGCACGCCGAGGGGCCATGGGCCGTGGTCGACGTCTCGGTGGACGCCATCCTCCACCCCGACGGCGGCAaccaccacagccaccaccaccacgcgcagaacggcggcggcgccgctgGGTACATGGTCTGCCGCCTACTCCCCACCGGCTGTATCGTGCAGGACATGAACAACGGCTACTCCAAG CTGGTGGCCACCCGTTGCACGTTGGAATTAAAGTATGATTTTACATTGCCTTGGAACGAGTGA